One segment of Synechocystis sp. PCC 7509 DNA contains the following:
- a CDS encoding tetratricopeptide repeat protein — translation MKKIIATTLLLPLLTFATPGLAQVVIDLQFQPTSEQLLEVIESATKDKNYATALRVANNAIKQFPGLAEAYYYRAIALSNLGNQEDARLDFGQAKKLYLSQLKNAKISAQEKSEASAKLERVEQNLLLLKS, via the coding sequence ATGAAAAAAATCATTGCCACAACATTGTTATTGCCCTTGCTAACATTTGCAACTCCCGGTCTGGCTCAGGTAGTAATTGATCTTCAGTTCCAGCCGACTTCCGAGCAATTGCTGGAAGTAATTGAAAGTGCTACCAAAGACAAAAATTATGCTACAGCTTTGCGAGTAGCTAATAATGCGATTAAGCAGTTTCCCGGTCTAGCTGAGGCTTATTACTATCGAGCGATCGCCCTAAGCAACTTAGGCAACCAAGAAGATGCCCGATTGGACTTCGGGCAAGCCAAAAAACTTTATCTGAGCCAGCTAAAGAATGCTAAGATTAGCGCCCAGGAAAAAAGTGAGGCATCGGCAAAGTTGGAAAGAGTTGAGCAGAATTTGTTACTACTAAAGTCTTAG
- a CDS encoding PIN domain-containing protein — MNVLFDTSVIVAASLPQHPSHAPCFIQLQAAKLDRIKGYLSTHSLAELYSVLTRMPSQPRISPQDAKLLIESHLQYLETVVLDKADYQAAIAQMTALNLTGGGIFDALIAQSALKVSVERLLTLNPKHFTRLGTELAQIVYVP; from the coding sequence GTGAACGTTTTATTCGATACATCGGTTATTGTTGCCGCTTCACTACCGCAACATCCAAGCCATGCTCCCTGCTTTATTCAGTTACAAGCGGCGAAATTAGACCGAATAAAAGGCTATCTCTCCACTCACAGTTTGGCGGAACTCTATTCTGTGCTGACGCGGATGCCCAGTCAACCACGTATTTCTCCGCAAGATGCCAAACTTCTGATCGAAAGTCACCTTCAATATTTAGAAACTGTCGTTTTAGATAAGGCAGATTATCAAGCGGCGATCGCACAGATGACAGCACTCAATCTTACTGGTGGAGGAATTTTTGATGCGTTAATTGCTCAATCCGCATTGAAAGTATCAGTAGAAAGACTTTTAACGCTCAACCCAAAACATTTTACTCGTCTTGGTACAGAATTAGCACAGATCGTTTACGTTCCTTAG
- a CDS encoding zinc-finger-containing protein, translated as MKPQKCPFCRSSVSLIDSAKVFGCSYGFIYLCNSYPKCDARVGCHPGTITPLGTLADKDLRKWRRKTHRKFDPLWQSGVFPDRQAAYKWLSKAMRLPLERTHVAMFDIRQCQRAIACVEVFTRIRQRVSTKVTNPC; from the coding sequence ATGAAACCTCAAAAGTGTCCCTTTTGCCGTAGTAGCGTGTCTTTAATTGATAGCGCCAAAGTTTTCGGGTGCAGTTATGGATTCATTTATTTATGCAATTCCTACCCCAAATGCGATGCGCGCGTTGGGTGTCATCCCGGCACAATTACCCCGCTAGGAACTTTAGCCGACAAAGACTTGCGAAAATGGCGAAGGAAAACTCATCGCAAGTTCGACCCACTGTGGCAGTCCGGTGTTTTTCCTGATCGCCAAGCAGCTTACAAGTGGCTATCGAAAGCCATGAGGTTGCCTTTAGAAAGAACCCATGTGGCAATGTTTGACATTCGGCAGTGCCAAAGGGCGATCGCTTGCGTTGAGGTTTTTACAAGGATTAGGCAGCGCGTCAGCACCAAAGTAACAAATCCTTGTTAA
- a CDS encoding alpha-ketoglutarate-dependent dioxygenase AlkB has protein sequence MAQSGDVIVMGGESRNFFHSFKGIVPNTSNLLKNGDRLNLTIRQIN, from the coding sequence ATTGCCCAAAGCGGCGATGTTATTGTAATGGGCGGAGAAAGCCGAAATTTCTTCCATTCTTTTAAGGGAATCGTACCCAACACTAGCAATTTACTGAAGAATGGCGATAGGTTAAATTTAACGATTAGGCAGATAAATTAA
- a CDS encoding transposase — protein MALFPPGKGGGEDVAYGYKGKGILIHTLTDGNGMPLANCTTAANGSEREQVMPLLNSVTVKTNSPGRPRKRVKVLAGDKGYDSKDLRAALRKRGIRPQLPKRAWKTKRNRGRPIKMSVPRFQQERCFAWFQRKYRRLVVRWERISACFNAFISLATIHIWINRILLLG, from the coding sequence ATGGCTCTTTTTCCCCCTGGGAAAGGAGGAGGTGAGGACGTTGCTTATGGCTATAAGGGCAAAGGAATTTTAATTCATACTTTGACCGACGGTAATGGTATGCCTCTGGCTAATTGCACGACCGCAGCTAATGGTAGTGAAAGAGAACAAGTGATGCCGCTATTGAATAGCGTTACTGTCAAAACTAATTCTCCTGGCAGACCCCGTAAACGGGTCAAAGTGCTGGCTGGGGACAAAGGCTATGACTCCAAAGATTTGCGTGCGGCTTTACGCAAACGTGGTATTAGACCGCAGTTGCCGAAGCGAGCCTGGAAAACTAAAAGAAATCGAGGTAGACCCATAAAAATGTCAGTCCCTCGTTTTCAACAAGAGCGCTGCTTTGCATGGTTTCAACGGAAATACCGTAGACTTGTTGTTCGATGGGAAAGAATTTCTGCCTGCTTTAATGCTTTTATTTCCCTTGCAACAATTCACATTTGGATTAACAGAATTTTATTACTGGGATAG
- a CDS encoding peptidase domain-containing ABC transporter — translation MMPWSKHRVPVKLQLSAVECGAACLAMILSYYGRPTSVVECRDRLGIGRDGVHAEAIAKTARTYGLRVKAYSIENLADFKYISLPAIAHWDFSHFITIESWSPKWVEIIDPGLGRRRLTVAEFAASFTGVVLTFEPGLQFECNVPKTPKSWRNYLIGYVLDKPGLLLQILGSSLLLQVMGLLLPIFTKILVDRVLPLQITSIMPMLALGMAMPILALIVTSYLRSILLIYLQARTDSRMMLDFCDRLLALPFRFFEQRTTGDLLMRLASNATIRETLTGQTLSIVLDGAFVLGYLVLLLVQAPIFGLVVLIAGLLQLGLLFATTERIHDLMQRDLIAQAESQSYLVETLTGILTVKASGCEDRAFDRLSNLFFNQLHVSLQRNHLAAGIDTAMLAIRAGSPLVLLWVGALLVLNGSMSLGTMLAFNAIAIAFLVPLTSLVSNGQRLQLVGAHLERLTDVLAAEPEQKLYGVKAAPPLTGQIELNHVSFRYDPNAPLVLRNISLTIEPGQKIALVGRSGSGKSTLAKLLLGLYLPTTGEILYDGISLQNLNWRSLRSQFGVVLQEPFLFSGSIRQNIMVNNPSISLEQVIQAAKVAEIHEDIVQLPMGYETRIAEGGSGLSGGQRQRLAIARALVHQPAILLLDEATSHLDVLTENLVEQNLSKLGCTRIAIAHRLSTIRNSDIIFVVEGGEIVERGSHKQLLAKHEYYSNLISNPLQRS, via the coding sequence ATGATGCCTTGGTCTAAACATCGAGTTCCGGTAAAGCTGCAACTAAGCGCTGTAGAATGCGGTGCAGCTTGCCTAGCAATGATTCTTAGCTACTACGGTCGCCCCACAAGCGTTGTTGAATGCCGCGATCGCCTGGGTATTGGTAGAGATGGGGTTCACGCTGAGGCGATCGCTAAAACTGCTCGTACCTATGGATTGCGAGTAAAGGCATATTCAATCGAAAACTTAGCTGATTTTAAATACATATCACTACCAGCGATCGCCCACTGGGATTTTAGTCACTTTATTACTATCGAAAGCTGGTCGCCAAAATGGGTTGAAATTATCGATCCGGGGTTGGGAAGACGACGGTTGACGGTGGCAGAATTTGCCGCCAGCTTTACGGGGGTAGTTTTAACCTTTGAGCCGGGATTGCAGTTTGAATGTAATGTTCCTAAAACTCCGAAATCGTGGCGCAATTATTTAATTGGGTACGTGCTAGATAAACCGGGCTTACTTCTGCAAATTCTGGGAAGCTCTTTATTACTACAAGTTATGGGGCTTTTACTCCCCATCTTTACTAAAATATTGGTCGATCGCGTCCTCCCCCTCCAGATTACTAGCATCATGCCAATGTTAGCTCTAGGAATGGCAATGCCAATTTTAGCTTTAATCGTCACAAGTTATCTGCGTTCCATACTGCTGATTTATTTGCAAGCACGCACCGATAGCCGGATGATGCTGGATTTTTGCGATCGCTTACTTGCCCTTCCTTTTCGTTTTTTTGAGCAACGAACCACAGGGGATCTGTTAATGCGATTGGCGAGTAATGCCACTATTCGAGAAACTCTCACAGGTCAAACTTTATCAATAGTTTTAGATGGTGCTTTTGTATTAGGCTACCTTGTCCTTTTACTCGTGCAAGCGCCGATCTTTGGTTTGGTGGTTCTAATTGCTGGTCTACTTCAATTAGGACTCTTGTTTGCGACTACTGAGCGCATCCACGACTTAATGCAGCGCGATTTAATTGCTCAAGCCGAGTCCCAAAGCTACCTTGTAGAAACGCTGACGGGCATTTTAACCGTTAAAGCTTCTGGATGCGAAGATCGAGCTTTCGATCGCTTGTCAAATTTATTTTTTAATCAACTCCACGTTTCCTTACAACGTAACCATTTAGCCGCAGGAATTGACACGGCAATGTTAGCAATTCGTGCGGGTTCGCCCCTCGTGTTGTTATGGGTAGGGGCGCTATTGGTACTGAATGGATCGATGAGTTTGGGGACAATGTTGGCATTTAATGCGATCGCCATTGCCTTTCTCGTACCTTTAACTTCTCTAGTATCCAACGGTCAACGGCTGCAATTAGTTGGCGCACACCTAGAGCGACTAACCGATGTTTTGGCAGCCGAACCAGAACAAAAGCTATACGGGGTAAAAGCTGCACCACCTTTGACCGGGCAAATTGAACTAAACCACGTTAGCTTTCGCTACGATCCAAATGCACCGCTTGTTTTACGCAATATCTCTTTGACAATTGAACCAGGTCAAAAAATTGCTTTAGTTGGTCGGTCAGGTTCGGGAAAAAGTACCTTAGCAAAACTGTTGCTTGGTCTGTACTTACCCACCACCGGAGAAATTTTGTACGATGGTATCTCTTTACAAAACCTAAATTGGCGCAGCTTACGCAGTCAGTTCGGAGTAGTGTTGCAAGAGCCATTTCTGTTTAGTGGTTCTATCCGGCAAAACATTATGGTTAACAACCCCAGTATTTCTTTAGAACAGGTAATACAAGCGGCAAAAGTTGCCGAGATTCATGAGGATATTGTGCAACTACCAATGGGATACGAAACCCGAATTGCTGAAGGCGGTTCGGGGTTATCTGGCGGTCAGCGTCAACGATTGGCGATCGCCCGTGCTTTAGTTCATCAGCCTGCAATCCTTTTGCTAGACGAAGCTACAAGTCATTTAGATGTGCTAACAGAGAATTTAGTAGAACAGAATTTAAGTAAGTTAGGATGTACGCGGATTGCGATCGCTCACAGATTAAGTACCATTCGCAACTCAGACATAATCTTTGTTGTTGAGGGCGGGGAAATCGTTGAACGAGGTTCTCACAAGCAACTCCTAGCCAAACATGAATATTACAGCAATTTGATATCAAACCCGCTACAAAGATCGTAA
- a CDS encoding type 2 lanthipeptide synthetase LanM family protein has translation MNQPIFQSADWYQAIALTERIALLKTAPSKFEIDFALAQRCRERWKSQSPLDKDACFAQRLATDSISEDEFFDILGAPIEVVGDRFSHPPTWLTDLAQAFARPPAVMTFPEELKAIEIIGFLEIIEPLISQGRDRLKEGIQALIPSQSNLPFNIETIENLLFINLPKRLLMMLSRTLVLELNVARLQGLLSGDTSKERFQSFIGRLRQHDVALNILKEYPVLARQLTISVDRWVAVSLEFLQHLCSDWDLIRATFTPNIEPGVLTEVSSSAGDSHRDGRSVIIAKFSSGFQVVYKPRSLSLDIHFQNLLTWTNDRGNHPPFRTLKACDRVSYGWVEFIEAQTCSSKEEIQRFYERQGAYLAILYGLEATDFHHENLIAAGEHPVLLDLEALFHPRAGGADLKQADQLANNTLGYSVYGIGLLPHRMWSNEEFAGIDISGLGASEGQLTPHQIPRWEGVGTDEMKLTRQRVEMPGAQNQPTLNGKTVNVLDYAAEINHGFTNMYRLLWQHREELLAENGLLASFAGDTVRVIVRATRTYATLLAESFHPDVLRNALERDRLFDKLWLAVEHLPHLAKLIPAEGQDLLKGDIPLFTTRPESKDLWASSGQKIANFLDESGLASVQRRLQQLGEADLQRQLWIIRASLTSLYLSTDEQQGHSSYKLTESQTVADCQSLLMAARAVGDRLETLALRGEQDVSWIGLTLVNDRHWSVAPLGYDLYDGLPGIILFLAYLGAISAEDRYTNLARSALQTLQRQLEQGRSWIDQIGGFSGWGGIIYTLTHLGTLWQQPQLITQAESLVELLPPLIEKDRQFDIIGGVAGCIVSLLNLYCCSSRSRTLALAIQCGDRLLANAKSMDQGCGWVVSTVGTKPLAGCSHGNAGIAWALLELAAVSKAERFRTTALNAIAYERSLFSLEASNWPDLRLFATSVLADSIEQTNFMTAWCHGAPGIGMVRLQCLQHLDNSEIHAEIDTSIKITIAEGFGKNHSLCHGDLGNLELLLQASQILKNPQWQTQIDRLASNILDSISQNGWLCGIPLGVESPGLMTGLAGIGYGLLRLAAPTQIPSVLVLAPPIHPGVSNYE, from the coding sequence ATGAATCAACCAATTTTTCAAAGTGCAGATTGGTATCAAGCGATCGCACTTACCGAACGCATTGCATTGTTAAAAACTGCCCCAAGTAAGTTTGAAATTGATTTTGCTCTCGCTCAACGTTGTAGAGAACGCTGGAAATCGCAGTCACCGTTAGATAAAGATGCTTGCTTTGCCCAACGTTTAGCTACAGACAGCATTAGTGAAGATGAGTTTTTTGACATTCTTGGCGCACCAATTGAAGTTGTAGGCGATCGCTTTTCCCATCCTCCAACTTGGCTAACTGATTTAGCACAAGCCTTTGCTCGTCCTCCGGCTGTAATGACTTTTCCCGAAGAACTCAAAGCTATAGAGATAATTGGCTTTTTAGAAATAATTGAGCCGTTAATTAGTCAAGGACGCGATCGCCTAAAAGAAGGTATACAAGCATTAATTCCCTCACAGTCTAATTTACCTTTCAATATTGAAACTATAGAAAACCTGTTATTTATCAACCTCCCAAAGCGACTGTTGATGATGTTGAGTCGCACCTTGGTATTAGAATTAAACGTTGCTCGTCTGCAAGGATTATTGTCAGGAGATACATCAAAGGAGAGATTTCAAAGCTTTATTGGGCGTTTGCGCCAGCACGATGTAGCTCTAAATATCTTAAAAGAATATCCAGTTTTGGCAAGACAACTTACTATTAGTGTCGATCGCTGGGTGGCGGTGAGTTTAGAATTTCTCCAGCATTTATGTAGTGATTGGGACTTAATTCGAGCAACATTTACTCCAAATATAGAGCCGGGCGTACTAACAGAAGTAAGTAGTAGTGCAGGTGACAGCCACCGAGACGGACGTAGTGTAATTATTGCTAAATTTAGTTCTGGCTTTCAGGTAGTCTATAAGCCGCGATCGCTATCTCTCGATATTCATTTCCAAAACTTGTTGACTTGGACGAATGACCGCGGAAATCACCCACCATTTAGAACATTGAAAGCCTGCGATCGCGTTTCCTATGGTTGGGTTGAATTTATTGAGGCTCAAACTTGTTCTTCAAAAGAGGAAATTCAACGATTTTACGAGCGACAAGGAGCTTACTTAGCTATTCTCTACGGGTTGGAAGCAACAGACTTTCACCACGAAAACTTGATTGCGGCGGGAGAACACCCAGTTTTACTTGACTTAGAAGCGTTGTTTCATCCCCGTGCTGGAGGTGCGGATCTCAAACAAGCAGACCAACTTGCTAACAATACTCTTGGTTACTCAGTGTATGGTATTGGGTTGCTTCCTCATCGGATGTGGTCAAATGAAGAATTTGCAGGCATTGATATTAGTGGTTTAGGAGCATCAGAAGGTCAACTGACTCCCCACCAAATACCACGCTGGGAAGGAGTGGGAACCGATGAAATGAAGCTCACTCGCCAGCGCGTAGAGATGCCAGGAGCGCAGAATCAACCGACCCTTAACGGCAAAACAGTTAACGTGCTGGATTATGCAGCAGAAATTAATCATGGCTTTACTAATATGTATCGCTTGCTTTGGCAACATCGAGAGGAACTGTTAGCAGAGAATGGACTATTAGCTAGTTTTGCTGGGGATACGGTACGAGTAATTGTCAGAGCAACACGAACTTATGCTACATTACTCGCCGAAAGTTTCCATCCCGATGTGTTGCGGAATGCTCTAGAGCGCGATCGCTTATTCGATAAACTTTGGTTAGCTGTTGAACATCTTCCCCATTTAGCTAAATTAATTCCCGCCGAGGGTCAAGACTTGCTAAAAGGTGACATTCCTCTATTTACTACCCGTCCTGAATCAAAGGATTTATGGGCGAGTTCCGGTCAAAAAATTGCTAATTTTCTTGACGAGTCTGGCTTGGCTTCGGTGCAACGTCGATTGCAACAACTTGGCGAAGCCGATTTACAAAGGCAACTTTGGATTATTCGAGCCTCCTTAACATCCCTCTATCTCAGCACCGACGAGCAACAGGGACATTCAAGTTACAAATTAACAGAGTCTCAAACTGTTGCCGATTGCCAGAGTTTATTAATGGCTGCTCGTGCGGTAGGCGATCGCCTAGAAACCTTAGCTTTACGAGGAGAGCAAGATGTTTCCTGGATTGGCTTAACTTTAGTGAATGACCGCCATTGGTCTGTTGCGCCTTTGGGATACGATCTTTACGATGGTTTGCCAGGAATCATTTTATTTTTAGCTTATCTTGGGGCGATTTCTGCTGAAGATCGCTATACAAACTTAGCTCGTTCGGCATTGCAGACACTCCAAAGGCAATTAGAGCAGGGTCGCTCCTGGATCGATCAAATTGGTGGTTTTAGTGGTTGGGGTGGCATTATCTACACTCTGACTCATTTGGGGACTCTGTGGCAGCAACCCCAATTAATTACTCAGGCGGAAAGTTTAGTTGAACTTTTGCCGCCGCTAATTGAAAAAGATCGGCAATTTGATATTATTGGCGGTGTTGCAGGCTGCATTGTTAGTTTACTCAACCTTTATTGTTGTTCTTCTAGAAGTCGCACCTTAGCTTTAGCAATTCAATGTGGCGATCGCTTATTAGCCAATGCGAAATCAATGGATCAAGGTTGCGGTTGGGTTGTCTCCACCGTTGGTACAAAACCTCTAGCTGGTTGTTCTCATGGTAATGCGGGGATTGCCTGGGCGTTGCTTGAACTAGCTGCCGTTTCTAAAGCAGAAAGGTTTAGAACTACAGCCTTAAATGCGATCGCCTACGAGCGGAGTCTGTTTAGCCTAGAAGCATCGAACTGGCCCGATCTGCGCCTGTTTGCAACATCAGTCTTAGCAGATAGCATTGAGCAAACTAACTTTATGACAGCGTGGTGTCATGGCGCACCGGGAATTGGGATGGTACGTTTGCAATGTCTTCAACATCTTGACAATTCTGAAATCCACGCTGAGATTGATACATCGATCAAAATAACCATAGCTGAGGGCTTTGGTAAAAATCACTCTTTATGTCACGGCGATCTAGGCAATCTGGAATTATTATTGCAAGCAAGTCAAATCCTTAAAAATCCTCAATGGCAAACTCAAATAGATCGCCTTGCAAGTAATATCCTCGATAGTATTAGTCAAAATGGCTGGCTTTGCGGGATTCCTCTAGGCGTAGAATCCCCCGGATTGATGACCGGACTTGCAGGTATTGGTTATGGACTACTGCGTTTAGCCGCGCCCACACAGATTCCCTCTGTTTTAGTGTTAGCGCCTCCTATACATCCAGGAGTAAGTAATTATGAGTGA
- a CDS encoding mersacidin/lichenicidin family type 2 lantibiotic, protein MSHENIIRAWKDADFRNRLSEKERALLPKNPVGLVELTDAELGFAAGGRYNNTGDGGCSQSPHCI, encoded by the coding sequence ATGTCGCACGAAAACATTATCCGTGCTTGGAAAGATGCAGATTTTCGCAACAGATTGAGCGAAAAAGAACGGGCATTGCTGCCAAAAAATCCCGTTGGGTTGGTAGAACTGACTGATGCAGAGTTGGGTTTTGCGGCGGGAGGTCGATACAACAATACTGGCGATGGCGGTTGTAGTCAATCTCCCCATTGTATCTAA
- a CDS encoding mersacidin/lichenicidin family type 2 lantibiotic, protein MSHENIVRAWKDTEFCNSLSEKERLLLPENPVGLVQLTDAELGAVVGRIAAVTDKTCPALRRYC, encoded by the coding sequence ATGTCGCACGAAAACATTGTTCGCGCCTGGAAAGATACAGAATTTTGCAACAGCTTGAGCGAAAAGGAACGTTTACTTTTGCCAGAAAATCCAGTGGGATTGGTTCAACTCACAGATGCAGAGCTAGGCGCTGTAGTAGGGAGAATCGCAGCAGTTACAGATAAAACTTGTCCAGCTTTGCGGCGATATTGCTAA
- a CDS encoding mersacidin/lichenicidin family type 2 lantibiotic: MSHENIIRAWKDEEFRNSLSEKERALLPENPVGLVELTNNELGNVSGGRRNDDTLGGSYDCTYICCVTVKRQDPL; encoded by the coding sequence ATGTCTCACGAGAACATTATTCGGGCTTGGAAAGACGAAGAATTTCGCAATAGCTTGAGCGAAAAAGAACGGGCGTTGCTACCAGAAAATCCGGTAGGGTTGGTCGAATTGACAAATAACGAACTAGGCAATGTTTCCGGCGGACGTAGGAACGATGACACCTTGGGAGGTAGTTATGACTGCACTTACATTTGCTGCGTTACAGTGAAGCGACAAGACCCGTTGTAG
- a CDS encoding mersacidin/lichenicidin family type 2 lantibiotic, translated as MSHENIIRAWKDENYRQSLTPEEQSLLPANPAGMLELTDTQLENAAGGRKFTYGGDESCNSGIIACTLPLICGVEK; from the coding sequence ATGTCACACGAGAACATTATTCGGGCTTGGAAAGACGAAAATTATCGCCAAAGTCTCACCCCAGAGGAACAGTCACTACTACCCGCAAACCCCGCAGGAATGCTTGAACTGACAGATACTCAGTTAGAAAATGCGGCGGGTGGAAGAAAGTTTACTTATGGCGGCGATGAAAGTTGCAATTCAGGAATTATTGCTTGTACTTTACCTCTAATTTGTGGTGTAGAGAAGTAG
- a CDS encoding mersacidin/lichenicidin family type 2 lantibiotic — protein sequence MSNENIIRAWKDREFRNSLSKQESELLPTHPAGLVELIDEDLGAAAGGIRAEDTHYMSKCIVCC from the coding sequence ATGTCTAACGAAAATATCATTCGTGCTTGGAAAGATCGAGAGTTTCGCAATAGTTTAAGCAAGCAGGAAAGCGAACTTTTACCAACACACCCTGCGGGGCTGGTTGAACTGATTGATGAGGATCTAGGCGCTGCTGCTGGTGGTATCCGGGCTGAAGATACCCACTATATGTCGAAGTGTATTGTCTGCTGCTAA